From one Triticum aestivum cultivar Chinese Spring chromosome 4B, IWGSC CS RefSeq v2.1, whole genome shotgun sequence genomic stretch:
- the LOC123093198 gene encoding ubiquinol oxidase 1a, mitochondrial isoform X2 codes for MVRRRRWRSAATWGIEQSKKLVREEGTEWKWSCFRPWEAYSADMSIDLTKHHVPNTMLDKIAYYTVKSPRFPTDIFFQLAKKIQLKERQPSYLPEKDLAYSAWMLRSLL; via the exons ATGGTTAGAAGAAGGAGGTGGCGATCAGCAGCTACTTGGGGGATCGAGCAGTCGAAGAAGCTGGTGCGTGAGGAAGGCACCGAGTGGAAGTGGTCTTGCTTCAGG CCATGGGAGGCGTACAGCGCAGACATGTCGATCGATCTGACCAAGCACCATGTGCCCAACACGATGCTCGACAAGATCGCCTACTACACCGTCAAGTCCCCGCGCTTCCCCACCGACATCTTCTTCCAG TTGGCTAAGAAAATCCAGCTGAAAGAGAGACAACCATCGTACCTGCCTGAGAAAGATCTTGCCTACAGTGCATGGATGCTAAG GTCATTGTTATGA
- the LOC123093198 gene encoding ubiquinol oxidase 1a, mitochondrial isoform X1, whose amino-acid sequence MVRRRRWRSAATWGIEQSKKLVREEGTEWKWSCFRLVSLRQPWEAYSADMSIDLTKHHVPNTMLDKIAYYTVKSPRFPTDIFFQLAKKIQLKERQPSYLPEKDLAYSAWMLRSLL is encoded by the exons ATGGTTAGAAGAAGGAGGTGGCGATCAGCAGCTACTTGGGGGATCGAGCAGTCGAAGAAGCTGGTGCGTGAGGAAGGCACCGAGTGGAAGTGGTCTTGCTTCAGG TTGGTTTCACTGCGGCAGCCATGGGAGGCGTACAGCGCAGACATGTCGATCGATCTGACCAAGCACCATGTGCCCAACACGATGCTCGACAAGATCGCCTACTACACCGTCAAGTCCCCGCGCTTCCCCACCGACATCTTCTTCCAG TTGGCTAAGAAAATCCAGCTGAAAGAGAGACAACCATCGTACCTGCCTGAGAAAGATCTTGCCTACAGTGCATGGATGCTAAG GTCATTGTTATGA